Proteins from one Algicella marina genomic window:
- the bhcB gene encoding beta-hydroxyaspartate dehydratase BhcB has protein sequence MKDVDGLDLPTYEDVEAAHARIKPYIHQTPVLTSEYLDDLTGAHLFFKCENFQKAGAFKARGASNAVFSLDDKSAAKGVATHSSGNHGLSLSYAAGRRGVPCTVVMPRTAPQAKKDAVMGYGGRIVECEPSTSSREEVFARVVEETGAEFVHPYNDPRVIAGQGTCSKEMLKQVDGLDAVIAPIGGGGMVSGCCLTLSSIAPQVKIYAAEPLNADDAARSFRAGHIIADDAPDTVADGLKVPLKERTWHFVSNHVTDILTATEEEIVDAMQLIWKRMKLVMEPSSAVPLATILKNRDVFAGKRVGVIITGGNVDLGKLPWMKN, from the coding sequence ATGAAAGACGTAGACGGGCTGGATCTGCCTACATATGAGGACGTGGAGGCCGCGCACGCGCGAATCAAACCTTATATCCACCAAACACCGGTGCTTACGTCGGAATACCTCGATGACCTCACCGGGGCGCATCTGTTCTTCAAGTGCGAGAACTTTCAAAAAGCCGGAGCTTTCAAGGCACGTGGCGCCTCGAACGCAGTGTTTTCGCTGGATGACAAAAGTGCCGCCAAAGGTGTGGCCACCCACTCTTCCGGTAACCACGGTTTGTCGCTCAGCTATGCGGCGGGGCGTCGCGGTGTCCCATGCACCGTCGTAATGCCGCGCACGGCACCGCAGGCCAAGAAAGATGCCGTGATGGGCTATGGTGGCCGTATCGTGGAATGCGAACCATCGACATCCTCGCGGGAGGAAGTCTTCGCCCGCGTCGTTGAAGAGACCGGAGCAGAGTTTGTCCATCCGTACAACGATCCGAGAGTTATCGCCGGGCAGGGTACCTGCTCCAAGGAGATGCTCAAGCAGGTTGATGGGCTGGACGCGGTCATTGCCCCGATCGGCGGCGGTGGAATGGTATCCGGCTGTTGCCTTACACTTTCCTCCATCGCGCCGCAGGTGAAAATCTATGCGGCAGAACCACTGAACGCTGACGACGCCGCACGCTCTTTCCGTGCTGGCCACATCATCGCCGATGATGCGCCCGATACGGTAGCAGATGGCCTGAAGGTCCCGCTGAAAGAACGCACATGGCATTTCGTCTCTAACCATGTCACAGACATCCTTACCGCGACGGAAGAAGAAATCGTCGATGCCATGCAGTTGATCTGGAAGCGCATGAAACTTGTCATGGAGCCGTCCAGCGCCGTACCGCTCGCTACCATTTTGAAAAATCGCGATGTGTTCGCCGGCAAGCGCGTGGGCGTTATCATCACCGGCGGCAATGTCGATCTGGGCAAATTGCCCTGGATGAAAAACTGA
- the sfsA gene encoding DNA/RNA nuclease SfsA produces the protein MIFDPPLIRATLLRRYKRFLADVTLEDGQEVVAHCANPGRMTGVNESGSTIWLQPSDNPNRKLKFSWKLIELPCGHLAGIDTGLPNVIVEEALSAKRIPGLSEYETFRREVRYRQGSRVDFLLQGGGRADCYLEVKNVHLRRKGTLAEFPDSVTARGAKHMGDLMAMAAEGHRAVVLYVVQRTDCTRFSIADDIDPVYADAALAAKAAGVETLVMATRISTNGVSLADPLSEASVC, from the coding sequence ATGATTTTCGACCCGCCCCTGATCCGCGCAACACTTCTGCGCCGGTATAAACGCTTCCTAGCCGATGTCACGCTTGAAGACGGGCAAGAAGTTGTTGCCCATTGCGCCAACCCCGGGCGGATGACTGGTGTGAATGAAAGTGGCAGTACGATCTGGTTGCAACCCAGCGACAATCCCAATCGGAAACTGAAGTTCAGTTGGAAACTGATCGAGTTACCTTGCGGCCATCTGGCCGGGATCGACACCGGGTTGCCGAACGTCATTGTCGAAGAGGCACTTTCCGCGAAACGCATTCCGGGTCTTTCTGAGTATGAGACATTCCGCCGTGAGGTCCGCTATCGACAAGGCAGCCGGGTAGACTTTCTGCTTCAGGGAGGCGGACGTGCCGATTGCTATCTGGAGGTCAAGAACGTGCATCTGCGGCGTAAAGGTACATTGGCGGAATTTCCCGACAGTGTAACCGCGCGCGGAGCAAAGCACATGGGCGACCTGATGGCGATGGCGGCGGAAGGTCACCGGGCCGTGGTGCTCTACGTAGTTCAGAGAACGGATTGCACGCGTTTCTCGATTGCCGACGATATCGACCCTGTCTATGCGGATGCCGCATTGGCCGCAAAAGCCGCGGGCGTTGAGACACTGGTGATGGCGACTCGGATTTCTACGAACGGTGTCTCCCTCGCAGATCCCCTTTCGGAAGCCAGCGTCTGTTGA
- the bhcD gene encoding iminosuccinate reductase BhcD has translation MDGAKNAEAADLPLLIVSEEVCEAVVSRADAFTAVEAVFGAMAKGDAWNFPVVREALGHADALYGFKSGFDRAGLTLGLKSGGYWPGNMAKGLTNHQSTVALFDPDTGRLQAIVGGNYLTAVRTAASSSVSIAHLARKDAKVIGMIGAGHQSAFQLRAALEQRSFEKVVAWNPDPSMLPRVEAVAKDAGLPFEALERDALCAEADVIITITSAFEPLLMRKWIKPGTHIACMGTDTKGKQEVDPAILMDSTVFTDEVAQSVTIGEAQHAVSSGGLADSAIVPIGDVINGDHPGRSSDNEITLFDGTGVGLQDLVVARVAMDRARAEGRAQSIIL, from the coding sequence ATGGATGGTGCAAAGAACGCGGAAGCGGCAGATTTGCCCCTTCTGATTGTCTCTGAAGAAGTCTGTGAAGCAGTTGTCAGCCGTGCCGACGCATTCACGGCGGTGGAAGCCGTTTTCGGTGCGATGGCCAAGGGCGACGCCTGGAACTTCCCGGTGGTACGTGAGGCTCTAGGCCATGCGGACGCTTTGTACGGCTTCAAATCCGGCTTCGACAGGGCCGGGTTGACGCTGGGCCTGAAGTCTGGCGGTTATTGGCCTGGCAACATGGCGAAAGGACTGACGAACCACCAGTCCACCGTTGCGCTTTTTGATCCGGACACGGGCAGGCTTCAGGCAATTGTTGGAGGCAACTACCTGACGGCAGTGCGTACGGCAGCCTCGAGCTCTGTGTCGATTGCCCACCTGGCCCGCAAGGATGCCAAGGTGATCGGTATGATTGGTGCCGGTCACCAGTCCGCTTTCCAGTTGCGGGCAGCTTTGGAGCAGCGCAGCTTCGAAAAGGTCGTGGCCTGGAACCCCGATCCGTCGATGTTGCCGCGTGTGGAGGCGGTCGCCAAGGATGCGGGATTGCCATTCGAGGCGCTGGAACGCGACGCGCTCTGTGCCGAGGCGGATGTGATCATCACTATCACTTCCGCTTTCGAGCCTCTGCTTATGCGGAAGTGGATCAAGCCGGGAACGCACATCGCCTGCATGGGAACGGATACGAAGGGTAAACAGGAGGTCGATCCCGCGATTTTGATGGACTCAACTGTCTTCACCGACGAGGTTGCCCAATCCGTGACTATCGGCGAGGCACAGCATGCGGTCTCGAGCGGTGGTCTGGCCGATTCGGCTATTGTTCCGATCGGCGATGTTATCAACGGCGATCATCCGGGGCGCTCTTCGGACAATGAGATCACTCTCTTCGACGGAACCGGTGTCGGCTTGCAGGATCTGGTAGTCGCACGAGTGGCAATGGACAGGGCTAGAGCTGAAGGCCGCGCACAGTCCATAATACTTTAA
- the map gene encoding type I methionyl aminopeptidase: MEGLTPGRLNRDGIRIHSDADFAGMRKAGRLAAETLDMIAEHVVPGVETGELDRLIEDYIVAHGAVSATIGYKGYQHASCISINHVVCHGIPSEKRLRDGDILNIDVTCIVDGWYGDTSRMFVAGKLARKSQRLIDITHDALMKGIEAVKPGNTFGDIGHSIQTYAEAQRCSVVRDFCGHGLGRVFHAAPNVLHYGRTGTGPVLEPGMFFTIEPMINLGRPETKVLSDGWTAVTKDKSLSAQFEHSVGVTEDGCEIFTLSPASLFHPTWK, translated from the coding sequence GTGGAAGGTTTAACACCCGGGCGGCTGAACAGAGACGGCATTCGCATCCATTCGGACGCGGATTTCGCAGGCATGCGCAAAGCGGGAAGACTGGCCGCCGAAACTCTCGACATGATTGCGGAACATGTGGTGCCGGGCGTGGAAACCGGTGAATTGGACCGGTTGATCGAAGACTACATCGTCGCACACGGCGCCGTGTCGGCAACTATTGGTTACAAAGGTTACCAACATGCCAGTTGTATCTCCATCAATCACGTTGTCTGCCACGGAATTCCTTCGGAAAAGCGCCTGCGTGACGGGGACATCCTGAACATCGATGTTACTTGCATTGTCGATGGCTGGTACGGTGATACGTCGCGAATGTTCGTCGCCGGAAAACTGGCGCGAAAGTCTCAGCGTCTGATCGACATCACCCATGATGCTCTGATGAAGGGTATTGAAGCGGTCAAACCAGGCAATACTTTCGGCGACATCGGCCACTCTATCCAGACCTATGCTGAGGCCCAGCGGTGCAGCGTCGTTCGCGATTTTTGTGGCCACGGTCTGGGACGCGTTTTCCACGCAGCTCCCAATGTTCTCCACTATGGCCGGACGGGGACGGGGCCGGTTCTCGAACCGGGAATGTTCTTCACTATTGAACCAATGATAAATCTGGGACGTCCCGAGACCAAGGTGCTCTCAGATGGCTGGACGGCGGTTACGAAGGACAAGTCGCTGTCGGCTCAGTTCGAGCATTCCGTCGGCGTAACCGAAGATGGTTGCGAGATATTTACGCTGTCGCCCGCTAGTCTTTTTCATCCGACCTGGAAATAG
- the bhcA gene encoding L-aspartate--glyoxylate aminotransferase BhcA has translation MSGQNPVFIPGPTNIPDRIRHAMNVQTLDHRAPDFIDVFAPVLADLRKVFKTTSGTPVLFAGSGTGGWEAALTNTLSPGDKVLIARFGMFSHRWIDMCERLGLEVEVIECEWGAGAPADLYGEALASDTAHSIRAVLVTHNETATGVVSDIGAIRRAMDACGHPALLFADAVSSLGSIDFRMEEWGVDICVAGSQKGFMLSTGMAIICVSAKALAAAETAGLPRCYFDIREMTKANAKGGFPYTPPLNLIMGLRESLDMIFEEGLENVFARHARLAEGVRKAAAAWGMELCAHSPELYSNSVTAVVVPEGFDATRLINHAYDTYGMSFGVGLGEVAGKVFRIGHLGSLTDAMVLSGLATIEMAMKDLNYPITLGSGVAAAQEHYRTTANTARAEAA, from the coding sequence ATGTCAGGCCAGAATCCTGTCTTCATTCCCGGCCCAACCAACATTCCGGACCGCATTCGCCACGCCATGAACGTTCAGACGCTGGATCATCGGGCGCCGGATTTCATTGATGTCTTTGCACCGGTTCTTGCAGATCTCAGAAAAGTATTCAAAACCACCTCCGGCACTCCGGTCCTGTTTGCAGGCAGTGGTACCGGAGGCTGGGAGGCGGCTCTGACGAACACGCTCTCGCCCGGTGACAAGGTTCTGATTGCCCGCTTCGGCATGTTCTCCCACCGCTGGATCGACATGTGTGAGAGGCTGGGGCTGGAGGTGGAGGTTATAGAGTGCGAATGGGGGGCGGGCGCACCGGCGGATCTGTATGGCGAGGCGCTGGCGTCCGATACGGCGCATTCCATCAGGGCTGTTTTAGTTACGCACAATGAGACGGCGACGGGTGTCGTTTCGGACATCGGCGCCATTCGCAGAGCCATGGATGCCTGCGGTCATCCCGCCCTCCTGTTCGCCGACGCAGTCAGTTCCCTGGGTTCCATTGATTTCCGCATGGAGGAGTGGGGCGTCGATATTTGCGTAGCGGGTTCCCAAAAGGGGTTCATGCTGTCCACAGGCATGGCAATTATCTGTGTCAGCGCCAAGGCGCTGGCTGCTGCTGAAACGGCCGGTCTGCCCCGCTGCTATTTTGATATCCGTGAGATGACCAAGGCCAATGCCAAAGGCGGTTTCCCGTACACGCCCCCCCTGAACCTGATCATGGGTTTGAGGGAGAGTCTGGACATGATTTTCGAGGAAGGGCTTGAAAACGTCTTCGCCCGCCATGCCCGTCTGGCAGAGGGTGTGCGCAAGGCTGCTGCGGCATGGGGAATGGAACTCTGTGCGCATTCGCCGGAACTCTATTCCAACTCGGTCACTGCCGTTGTCGTGCCAGAAGGCTTCGATGCGACTCGGCTGATCAATCATGCCTATGATACGTATGGCATGTCCTTCGGTGTCGGCCTTGGTGAGGTTGCGGGTAAGGTATTCCGGATCGGTCACCTCGGCTCCCTGACGGATGCGATGGTGCTTTCGGGCCTTGCAACCATAGAGATGGCCATGAAAGACTTGAACTATCCGATCACGCTCGGCTCCGGAGTCGCAGCCGCGCAGGAACACTACCGCACAACCGCGAACACCGCGCGTGCGGAAGCAGCATGA
- a CDS encoding competence/damage-inducible protein A: MANPTAAMLVIGDEILSGRTRDANMYHLAGRLNAHGVDLREVRVVGDEAADIVAALNELRRRWNHVFTSGGIGPTHDDITADCIAEAFGVGIDVRDDARAVLASNYPGGVADLTSARLRMARIPDGASLIDNPVSKAPGFQLENVYVMAGVPSVFEAMVESALPLITGGAPLMSESVRIDKGESDVAEPLALIASTYPSVSIGSYPFQRDGRFGTNIVLRSADRDSLDAATNAVRALAV; this comes from the coding sequence ATGGCAAATCCGACAGCGGCAATGCTGGTAATCGGCGACGAAATTCTCTCCGGACGCACACGTGACGCCAACATGTACCACCTAGCAGGGCGCTTGAACGCGCACGGTGTCGATTTGCGTGAAGTCCGTGTTGTCGGCGATGAAGCTGCGGACATTGTGGCAGCGCTCAATGAACTTCGCCGGCGATGGAACCACGTTTTCACGTCCGGTGGTATCGGCCCGACCCATGACGACATCACGGCCGATTGCATCGCGGAAGCATTCGGCGTCGGAATCGACGTACGCGACGATGCGCGTGCCGTTCTTGCCAGCAACTATCCCGGGGGCGTCGCCGACCTCACATCGGCCCGATTGCGGATGGCACGCATACCGGATGGCGCAAGCCTGATAGATAATCCGGTCAGCAAGGCACCTGGTTTTCAGCTTGAGAACGTCTATGTCATGGCCGGTGTCCCCAGCGTGTTTGAGGCGATGGTGGAGTCTGCTTTGCCCCTCATCACGGGTGGTGCGCCATTGATGTCGGAGAGCGTCCGCATAGATAAAGGCGAGAGCGACGTGGCGGAGCCGCTGGCACTTATCGCCAGTACATACCCTTCCGTTTCCATTGGCTCATATCCTTTTCAGCGCGACGGCCGGTTCGGGACAAACATTGTTCTTCGCTCGGCCGACAGGGATTCGCTGGACGCAGCCACAAACGCGGTACGCGCGTTGGCAGTCTGA
- a CDS encoding 2OG-Fe(II) oxygenase yields MFKSVSELIDVDNFKACLKSYGAEGPFDHCVIDNFFKPEVAAALEAEFPGFDDEVWHQYDNPIEIKKVSNIWNTFPPLTYNTFNVLNSPEFLQLLSDNALGGMKLYADNGLNGGGWHMHKKGGKLNTHLDYSLHPKLGLQRKLNIIIYMNSNWQEDWGGSLGLWGNETDEKPGDLEKSVPAIFNRAVIFDTTQNSWHGLPEPLTCPDDETRRSLAAYFLCDAPEGVDERGKALFAPTKEQEGDTEILDLIKKRSNVQTAASVYGKK; encoded by the coding sequence ATGTTCAAATCGGTTTCGGAATTAATCGATGTTGATAACTTCAAAGCGTGTCTGAAATCATATGGCGCAGAAGGTCCGTTCGATCACTGCGTTATCGACAACTTTTTCAAACCGGAGGTCGCCGCTGCGCTTGAGGCAGAGTTCCCAGGTTTCGACGATGAGGTTTGGCACCAGTACGACAATCCGATCGAGATCAAGAAAGTGTCCAACATCTGGAACACGTTTCCGCCCCTTACCTACAACACCTTCAATGTTTTGAACTCGCCGGAATTCCTGCAACTGCTGTCCGACAATGCGCTCGGCGGCATGAAACTTTATGCAGACAACGGTCTGAATGGTGGTGGCTGGCACATGCACAAGAAGGGCGGCAAGCTGAACACACATCTCGATTATTCTCTGCACCCAAAGCTTGGGTTGCAGCGGAAACTCAACATCATCATCTACATGAATTCCAACTGGCAGGAAGACTGGGGCGGCTCTCTGGGCCTTTGGGGCAACGAGACCGATGAGAAACCCGGTGACCTGGAAAAGTCAGTGCCTGCCATCTTTAACCGCGCCGTCATCTTCGATACTACGCAGAACAGCTGGCATGGCCTGCCAGAGCCACTGACCTGTCCGGACGACGAAACCCGCCGCAGTCTTGCGGCCTATTTCCTGTGTGACGCGCCAGAAGGTGTAGATGAACGCGGCAAGGCATTGTTCGCCCCCACAAAAGAGCAGGAGGGCGACACGGAAATTCTTGACCTCATCAAGAAGCGGTCGAATGTCCAGACTGCTGCCTCGGTCTACGGCAAGAAGTGA
- the radC gene encoding RadC family protein, protein MPIRTSDLPEMAYRHQKDHRKRLRERFVRAGSQALADYEMLELILFSAIPRGDVKPLAKDLIAAFGDFNSVVSASPERLAHVQGVGAAVIRELKIVEAAAHKLAQTRVLGRNAITSWDALINYCKTTMAYQEIEQFRILYLDRKNILIADEEQGRGTVDHVPVYTREVIKRTLELNASALILVHNHPSGDPSPSTADIEMTNQIVKAAATMKIVIHDHIVIGREDISSFRSLGLL, encoded by the coding sequence ATGCCTATCAGAACGAGCGATCTACCTGAAATGGCGTACAGGCATCAGAAGGACCATCGCAAACGGCTACGGGAGCGCTTCGTGCGTGCGGGCTCTCAAGCTCTGGCAGACTACGAAATGCTGGAACTGATACTGTTCAGCGCCATCCCACGTGGCGACGTCAAACCCCTTGCCAAGGATCTCATCGCAGCCTTCGGGGACTTCAATTCCGTGGTGTCGGCGTCGCCTGAGCGGCTGGCGCATGTCCAAGGTGTTGGCGCGGCCGTCATTCGAGAATTGAAGATCGTTGAAGCGGCAGCCCACAAGCTTGCTCAGACACGGGTTCTTGGTCGCAATGCAATCACTTCCTGGGATGCACTGATTAACTATTGCAAGACAACAATGGCATATCAGGAAATCGAGCAGTTCCGTATACTTTACCTAGACCGAAAGAACATCCTCATTGCTGATGAAGAGCAGGGGCGGGGCACTGTCGATCATGTTCCGGTCTACACCCGTGAGGTTATAAAGCGAACGCTGGAACTAAACGCATCTGCCCTCATCCTCGTCCATAACCATCCGTCGGGCGATCCATCGCCTTCGACCGCAGATATCGAAATGACGAACCAGATAGTGAAAGCTGCCGCGACCATGAAAATCGTCATCCACGATCACATTGTTATTGGTCGGGAGGATATCAGCAGCTTCCGAAGCCTCGGGCTTCTATGA
- the bhcR gene encoding HTH-type transcriptional regulator BhcR, with amino-acid sequence MSDRELPKRPRGRPRSASSDGSGATVQALDRGLTLLTALARQDKVTLSDLAFQVGLPPSTAHRLLMTLNKHGMATFDEASQRWMVGLETFRVGSAFLRRTNLVEASQNAMQRLMEETQETANLAIPDGTDVVFVSQVETHNPIRAFFRPGTRTPMHASGIGKALLASMPRRDVERLLQRAGLAAFTEKTVSTPEALFRDMADTAVRGWSFDDEERYLGMRCVASVVYGPSGQAVAGLSVSGPTVRMPDGLVPEIGSKVRRLAAEITDATGGRLPD; translated from the coding sequence ATGTCAGATCGTGAGCTTCCGAAACGCCCACGAGGCCGTCCCAGATCTGCAAGCTCTGACGGTTCCGGCGCAACGGTACAGGCCCTCGACCGGGGCCTCACACTGCTGACGGCGCTGGCTCGTCAGGACAAGGTAACGCTGTCCGATCTGGCATTTCAGGTTGGCCTGCCGCCCTCGACGGCGCACAGGCTGCTGATGACGCTGAACAAGCACGGGATGGCCACATTCGATGAAGCGTCTCAGCGGTGGATGGTGGGCCTGGAAACATTTAGGGTGGGCTCCGCTTTTCTCCGGCGGACAAATCTGGTTGAGGCAAGTCAGAACGCAATGCAGCGGCTGATGGAAGAAACGCAAGAAACGGCCAATTTGGCGATACCGGACGGGACGGATGTGGTCTTTGTCAGTCAAGTGGAGACTCACAATCCGATCCGCGCTTTTTTCCGCCCAGGCACACGCACTCCGATGCATGCCTCGGGAATCGGCAAGGCGCTCCTCGCCTCGATGCCGAGGCGGGATGTGGAACGGCTGTTGCAAAGGGCAGGTCTGGCGGCGTTTACGGAGAAGACTGTCTCGACACCTGAGGCGCTGTTCCGGGATATGGCGGACACAGCCGTGCGCGGGTGGTCCTTTGATGACGAGGAACGCTATCTGGGGATGCGGTGTGTTGCGTCCGTCGTCTATGGGCCCAGCGGACAGGCGGTGGCGGGTCTATCCGTTTCCGGGCCGACGGTTCGTATGCCCGACGGCCTGGTGCCTGAAATCGGGTCGAAGGTTCGAAGACTTGCGGCCGAAATTACTGATGCCACAGGCGGGCGCCTACCGGATTGA
- a CDS encoding phosphate ABC transporter substrate-binding/OmpA family protein, translated as MLVSPLGGERTEVTLSNEMGEDLLAISIDASTTAKAFEQLAISDAGLVVANRQIQEGEAQLIRTLGRGNAAADGRQFIAALDGVVVVTSRDNPVKSMTEDEIAAVLAGQVDDWSQVGGEPGPISIFRSDEETGTWLVAEEQVMEPAGLKISALARTLPTDAEVSDRVASDPGAIGITTYSNLRSAQALLIEGTCGIWAQADPFTIKTEEYPFTKRIFMYRSAQESSGIDSFIHYLESEEAQDVIADAGFVDQGISGVSVNAQGLRFVSAMLPSSAETSLIQLQEMMQELLSAERLSLTLRFVEGSRDYDARGEADLKRLADMIATGQYDRKEILLVGFTDSRGEAQENRRLSQQRAEEAEERLRALLPENRKATVRIKPVGFGEMSPLGCNDTPRGRNVNRRVEVWLRDISR; from the coding sequence ATGCTCGTCAGTCCGTTGGGGGGAGAACGGACTGAAGTGACGTTGAGCAACGAAATGGGTGAGGACCTTCTGGCGATCTCCATAGATGCCAGCACGACAGCAAAAGCTTTCGAGCAACTTGCGATATCCGATGCAGGCCTTGTTGTCGCCAATCGTCAGATCCAGGAAGGCGAGGCTCAGCTGATCCGTACACTCGGCCGTGGAAATGCAGCTGCGGATGGGCGGCAATTCATTGCAGCTTTGGATGGCGTTGTAGTTGTCACTTCACGTGACAATCCTGTCAAATCCATGACCGAAGATGAAATCGCTGCTGTTTTGGCTGGCCAGGTTGATGATTGGTCCCAAGTCGGCGGAGAACCTGGCCCGATTTCGATATTTCGATCTGACGAAGAGACCGGAACGTGGCTTGTGGCAGAAGAACAGGTGATGGAACCAGCGGGACTGAAGATCTCGGCACTTGCTCGAACGTTGCCCACCGATGCCGAGGTTTCCGACCGTGTTGCGTCCGATCCGGGTGCCATCGGCATTACCACGTACTCAAACCTGCGCAGCGCTCAGGCGCTGCTAATTGAAGGCACGTGTGGCATCTGGGCTCAAGCCGATCCCTTTACGATCAAGACCGAAGAATACCCGTTCACCAAACGGATATTCATGTATCGCTCTGCGCAGGAATCCTCAGGCATCGACAGCTTCATCCATTATCTCGAAAGCGAGGAAGCGCAAGACGTCATTGCCGACGCCGGTTTCGTCGATCAGGGAATTTCCGGCGTCTCGGTGAACGCCCAGGGATTGCGTTTTGTGTCGGCCATGCTGCCCTCGAGCGCAGAAACAAGCCTCATACAGCTCCAAGAAATGATGCAGGAACTTTTGTCGGCGGAGCGGCTCTCCCTGACACTTCGGTTTGTCGAGGGAAGTCGCGACTATGATGCCCGCGGTGAAGCGGACCTCAAACGTCTCGCCGACATGATTGCCACCGGCCAGTATGACCGGAAGGAAATTCTGCTCGTCGGGTTCACCGATTCTCGCGGAGAGGCGCAGGAAAATCGCCGCCTTAGTCAGCAACGGGCTGAAGAGGCTGAGGAGCGTTTGCGCGCACTGCTGCCGGAAAACCGCAAGGCGACGGTCAGGATCAAGCCCGTCGGGTTTGGAGAGATGTCACCTCTCGGTTGCAACGATACCCCTCGTGGGCGCAACGTCAATCGACGGGTGGAGGTCTGGCTCAGGGACATCAGCCGATAG
- the bhcC gene encoding 3-hydroxy-D-aspartate aldolase BhcC has product MNAPVKLEELEVGYDVPAAIGMSENDIQTPCLVLDLDALERNIVKMGNFAKEMGVRHRIHGKMHKSVDVALLQEKLGGSCGVCCQKVSEAEVFARGGIKDVLVSNQVRDPAKIDRLARLPKLGARTICCVDDVANVADLSAAAQKHGTEIECLVEIDCGAGRCGVTTTPEVVEIAKAIDAAPGLKFSGIQAYQGAMQHMDEYEDRKAKIDIAVAMVKDAVDALKAEGLECDIVGGGGTGSYYFEGNSGVYNELQCGSYAFMDADYGRIHDKDGNRIDQGEWENALFILTSVMSHAKAEKAICDAGLKAQSVDSGLPFIYGRDDVEYIKCSDEHGVISDPKGVLKVNEKLKLVPGHCDPTCNVHDWYVGVRNGKVETIWPVSARGKAY; this is encoded by the coding sequence ATGAACGCACCAGTCAAACTCGAAGAACTCGAAGTCGGCTATGACGTCCCGGCTGCCATCGGAATGTCTGAAAATGATATCCAGACACCGTGCCTCGTGCTGGATCTGGACGCGCTGGAGCGAAATATCGTCAAGATGGGCAATTTCGCCAAGGAAATGGGGGTCCGCCACCGTATCCATGGGAAGATGCACAAATCCGTCGATGTCGCGCTCTTGCAGGAAAAGCTGGGGGGCTCCTGCGGAGTGTGCTGTCAAAAGGTCTCGGAGGCCGAGGTTTTCGCTCGTGGCGGCATCAAGGATGTGCTCGTCTCCAACCAGGTTCGCGACCCGGCCAAGATCGACCGTTTGGCGCGGCTGCCCAAGCTGGGCGCTCGCACGATCTGCTGCGTCGATGATGTGGCCAATGTGGCGGACCTTTCTGCGGCCGCGCAGAAGCACGGCACGGAAATCGAATGCCTTGTGGAGATAGATTGCGGCGCGGGCCGCTGCGGCGTGACGACGACACCGGAGGTGGTGGAAATCGCCAAGGCAATTGATGCGGCGCCCGGCCTGAAATTCTCCGGCATACAGGCGTATCAAGGTGCGATGCAGCACATGGACGAGTACGAGGACCGAAAGGCAAAGATCGATATCGCAGTGGCCATGGTCAAAGATGCCGTGGACGCGCTGAAGGCTGAGGGCCTTGAATGCGATATCGTCGGTGGCGGTGGTACCGGATCCTATTACTTTGAGGGGAATTCAGGCGTCTACAACGAGCTGCAGTGCGGTTCCTACGCCTTCATGGATGCGGATTATGGCCGGATCCACGACAAGGACGGCAACCGGATCGATCAGGGTGAATGGGAGAACGCGCTTTTCATTCTGACCTCGGTGATGAGCCATGCAAAAGCGGAAAAAGCTATCTGTGATGCAGGTCTGAAGGCCCAGTCTGTTGATAGCGGCCTGCCGTTCATCTACGGGCGGGACGACGTCGAATACATCAAATGTTCCGACGAGCACGGTGTGATCTCGGACCCCAAGGGTGTCTTGAAGGTCAACGAGAAACTTAAATTAGTGCCGGGCCACTGCGATCCGACCTGTAATGTCCATGACTGGTACGTGGGCGTGCGCAATGGCAAGGTCGAGACGATCTGGCCGGTAAGTGCTCGCGGCAAGGCTTACTGA